The following proteins come from a genomic window of Microbacterium sulfonylureivorans:
- a CDS encoding zinc-dependent alcohol dehydrogenase: protein MHARSLSFPAPGEIEILAAEVDPPGSGQLRCAAEVSLVSVGTELTCLRGQFDPRTFWEEWVQYPFAPGYSMVSRVESVGPEVTAFRPGDRVFSFTPHAEAFLTAARDVVPIPDGVPDDHAAWASLAVTTQWALRRAGFAFGETAAVIGLGLLGQLLVRYLRIAGARRIVAIDTDADRLALAVAGGADEVLSMTVADAVETLRGSFDVVLDVTGHPAALAGASELVRPLGRLVLVGDAPRPSLQHLGPRIVADGISIIGVHAGTAAEMPTPADPWSTAAMLAVFFQYVVDRRMDLSALTTHRVTLEGAPELYRALERDRTAHLGVLIDWGDRR, encoded by the coding sequence ATGCACGCACGCAGCCTGAGCTTCCCTGCGCCGGGCGAGATCGAGATCCTCGCCGCGGAGGTCGACCCGCCCGGTTCCGGCCAGCTCCGCTGCGCCGCGGAGGTCTCGCTCGTGAGCGTCGGCACGGAGCTGACCTGCCTGCGCGGGCAGTTCGATCCGCGGACGTTCTGGGAGGAATGGGTGCAGTATCCGTTCGCTCCCGGCTACTCGATGGTCTCGCGTGTCGAGTCGGTCGGGCCGGAGGTGACGGCCTTCCGCCCCGGAGACCGTGTGTTCTCCTTCACGCCGCACGCGGAGGCGTTCCTCACTGCCGCGCGTGACGTGGTCCCGATACCCGACGGCGTCCCGGATGACCATGCGGCGTGGGCATCGCTCGCTGTCACGACGCAGTGGGCCCTGCGGCGCGCGGGCTTCGCCTTCGGCGAGACGGCGGCGGTCATCGGCCTCGGCCTGCTCGGGCAGCTGCTCGTGCGCTATCTGCGCATCGCCGGCGCCCGCCGGATCGTCGCGATCGACACCGACGCCGACCGGCTAGCTCTCGCGGTCGCCGGGGGCGCCGATGAAGTCCTGTCGATGACCGTAGCCGACGCCGTCGAAACCCTCCGAGGCTCCTTCGACGTCGTGCTCGATGTGACGGGGCACCCCGCTGCCTTGGCCGGCGCATCCGAGCTGGTGCGGCCGCTGGGCAGGCTGGTGCTCGTGGGCGACGCTCCGCGTCCGAGCCTGCAGCACCTCGGCCCACGCATCGTCGCCGACGGCATCTCGATCATCGGCGTGCACGCCGGGACCGCGGCGGAGATGCCGACACCCGCCGATCCCTGGAGCACGGCCGCGATGCTCGCGGTCTTCTTCCAGTACGTCGTGGACAGGCGGATGGATCTGTCCGCGCTCACGACCCACCGCGTGACGCTGGAGGGCGCACCCGAGCTGTATCGGGCGCTAGAGCGCGACCGCACCGCCCACCTCGGGGTGCTCATCGATTGGGGAGACCGGAGATGA
- a CDS encoding Gfo/Idh/MocA family protein, with translation MTDVIRWGVLGVAGINAAMVPAIRACPGAELLGVASRNEGRARDVAATERLDPYVGYDALLTDPKVDAVYLPTPNAQHALWTLRAVAAGKHVLCEKPLAVTASEAREMADAAAAAGVHLAEAFMYAHHPRYHLVRRLIADGTIGDIRSIHVTFTFDASGELGHSGFQGAPGSGAIYDVGCYAVHVARTLIGAEPEAVTAHAMSSAVHGDIDMSTSLLLEFPGGVGATAQLGMWNGDRDTVTVIGSRGWIEIPRAFLCSATDDAGIVLGEGDDSRVIAVPPADHYALQVACFDAAVRGDGELLFPIDDAIHQAVVLEAATRSWRERVRVPISGS, from the coding sequence ATGACCGACGTCATTCGATGGGGTGTGCTGGGCGTGGCGGGCATCAACGCAGCCATGGTTCCGGCGATCCGCGCTTGCCCTGGCGCAGAGCTTCTGGGCGTCGCCAGTCGCAACGAGGGGCGGGCTCGAGACGTCGCCGCGACCGAGCGCCTCGACCCGTACGTCGGGTACGACGCTCTGCTGACGGACCCCAAGGTCGACGCCGTCTACCTGCCCACTCCGAACGCACAGCACGCTCTGTGGACGCTGCGGGCCGTCGCCGCGGGCAAGCACGTCCTGTGCGAGAAGCCCCTCGCCGTCACCGCGAGCGAGGCCAGGGAGATGGCGGATGCCGCGGCCGCGGCCGGTGTGCACCTCGCCGAGGCGTTCATGTACGCGCATCATCCGCGCTACCACCTCGTCCGGCGCCTGATCGCGGACGGCACCATCGGCGACATCCGCTCGATCCACGTGACGTTCACCTTCGATGCGTCCGGCGAGCTCGGCCACTCCGGATTCCAGGGAGCTCCTGGCAGCGGGGCGATCTACGACGTCGGATGCTACGCAGTGCACGTGGCCCGTACCCTGATCGGCGCCGAGCCGGAGGCAGTCACCGCCCATGCGATGAGCTCCGCCGTCCATGGCGACATCGACATGAGCACCTCGCTGCTCCTCGAGTTTCCCGGCGGCGTCGGCGCAACCGCGCAGCTGGGAATGTGGAATGGCGATCGTGACACGGTCACCGTCATCGGGTCCCGAGGCTGGATCGAGATCCCCCGCGCGTTCCTCTGCTCTGCCACGGATGACGCCGGCATCGTCCTGGGCGAAGGGGACGACTCACGGGTGATCGCGGTGCCGCCGGCCGATCACTACGCCCTCCAGGTCGCGTGCTTCGACGCCGCGGTGCGTGGCGACGGCGAGCTGCTGTTCCCCATCGACGATGCGATCCACCAGGCGGTCGTCCTCGAGGCGGCCACCCGCTCGTGGCGAGAGCG